One Aegilops tauschii subsp. strangulata cultivar AL8/78 chromosome 7, Aet v6.0, whole genome shotgun sequence genomic window carries:
- the LOC109765557 gene encoding peptidyl-prolyl cis-trans isomerase CYP18-2: MWGGDDGGTPEVTLETSMGSFTVEMYHKHAPKTCRNFVELARRKYYDNVVFHRIIKDFIVQGGDPSGTGRGGESIYGAKFEDEIRPELKHTGAGILSMANAGPNTNGSQFFITLAPCQSLDGKHTIFGRVCRGMEIVKRLGSIQTDKNDRPIHEVKILRTVVKD, translated from the exons ATGTGGGGCGGCGACGACGGAGGGACTCCGGAGGTCACCCTGGAGACCTCCATGGGATCCTTCACCGTCGAG ATGTACCACAAGCACGCGCCCAAGACCTGCAGGAACTTCGTCGAGCTCGCGCGCCGCAAATACTACGACAACGTCGTCTTCCACCGCATCATCAAG GATTTCATCGTGCAAGGTGGGGATCCTAGTGGAACAGGCAGGGGCGGCGAATCCATCTACGG AGCAAAATTTGAGGACGAGATAAGGCCAGAGCTGAAGCACACCGGGGCTGGGATTCTATCAATGGCAAATGCTGGTCCGAATACAAACGGAAGCCAGTTCTTCATCACTCTTGCACCTTGTCAATCACTGGATG GTAAGCACACAATTTTTGGGAGAGTATGCAGAGGAATGGAAATTGTTAAGCGCCTTGGAAGTATTCAGACCGACAAAAATGATAG GCCCATTCATGAAGTGAAAATTCTGCGGACTGTTGTTAAAGATTGA